A genomic segment from Triticum dicoccoides isolate Atlit2015 ecotype Zavitan chromosome 1A, WEW_v2.0, whole genome shotgun sequence encodes:
- the LOC119279732 gene encoding RPA-interacting protein-like isoform X2, whose translation MDSARPRRVPNKSRRPDWREELRANCMTRVKNERVHLLWKMRNQGQPPANDMKTVESAVRNIISDEVQKLKRNVNGKEDQEVDMIWEYEGPQEAMPAEFESEDMLLEMERVLYEDLREEMIRKEALDEEDAYLAQAVFEHMQLKDEGVENAKLWCPVCKQGELRETHNLIHCTLCKIRIDLEEDKVNLDFLRERLANVHMEHLDRGCTLSPKFCLHDMFGLNALYIRCDECSTFEVVV comes from the exons ATGGATTCGGCTCGCCCCCGGAGGGTTCCCAACAAATCCCGCCGCCCAGACTGGAGAGAGGAG CTTAGGGCAAATTGCATGACAAGAGTTAAAAATGAGAGAGTTCACTTGCTCTGGAAGATGAGGAACCAAGGGCAGCCGCCTGCTAATGACATG AAAACGGTCGAATCTGCAGTCAGGAACATTATCTCAGATGAGGTACAGAAACTCAAAAGGAATGTGAATGGAAAAGAGGACCAAGAAGTTGATATGATATGGGAATATGAAGGGCCGCAAGAAGCTATGCCTGCTGAATTTGAAAGTGAAGATATGTTGCTTGAAATGGAAAGAGTTCTTTATGaagatctgcgggaagaaatgattCGAAAAG AGGCTCTTGATGAGGAAGATGCATACTTAGCTCAGGCTGTTTTCGAACATATGCAATTAAAGGACGAG GGTGTGGAAAATGCTAAGCTCTGGTGTCCAGTATGCAAACAAGGAGAGCTACGAGAAACTCATAATCTCATACACTGTACTTTGTGTAAGATACGGATTGACCTTGAAGAAGATAAG GTAAACCTAGATTTCTTGCGGGAACGGTTGGCTAATGTCCATATGGAGCACTTGGACAGAGGATGCACATTGTCACCCAAGTTCTGCTTGCATGACATGTTTGGGTTGAATGCGCTTTACATCCGTTGCGATGAATGCAGCACTTTCGAAGTTGTGGTGTAA
- the LOC119279732 gene encoding RPA-interacting protein-like isoform X1 — protein MDSARPRRVPNKSRRPDWREELRANCMTRVKNERVHLLWKMRNQGQPPANDMKTVESAVRNIISDEVQKLKRNVNGKEDQEVDMIWEYEGPQEAMPAEFESEDMLLEMERVLYEDLREEMIRKEIEALDEEDAYLAQAVFEHMQLKDEGVENAKLWCPVCKQGELRETHNLIHCTLCKIRIDLEEDKVNLDFLRERLANVHMEHLDRGCTLSPKFCLHDMFGLNALYIRCDECSTFEVVV, from the exons ATGGATTCGGCTCGCCCCCGGAGGGTTCCCAACAAATCCCGCCGCCCAGACTGGAGAGAGGAG CTTAGGGCAAATTGCATGACAAGAGTTAAAAATGAGAGAGTTCACTTGCTCTGGAAGATGAGGAACCAAGGGCAGCCGCCTGCTAATGACATG AAAACGGTCGAATCTGCAGTCAGGAACATTATCTCAGATGAGGTACAGAAACTCAAAAGGAATGTGAATGGAAAAGAGGACCAAGAAGTTGATATGATATGGGAATATGAAGGGCCGCAAGAAGCTATGCCTGCTGAATTTGAAAGTGAAGATATGTTGCTTGAAATGGAAAGAGTTCTTTATGaagatctgcgggaagaaatgattCGAAAAG AAATAGAGGCTCTTGATGAGGAAGATGCATACTTAGCTCAGGCTGTTTTCGAACATATGCAATTAAAGGACGAG GGTGTGGAAAATGCTAAGCTCTGGTGTCCAGTATGCAAACAAGGAGAGCTACGAGAAACTCATAATCTCATACACTGTACTTTGTGTAAGATACGGATTGACCTTGAAGAAGATAAG GTAAACCTAGATTTCTTGCGGGAACGGTTGGCTAATGTCCATATGGAGCACTTGGACAGAGGATGCACATTGTCACCCAAGTTCTGCTTGCATGACATGTTTGGGTTGAATGCGCTTTACATCCGTTGCGATGAATGCAGCACTTTCGAAGTTGTGGTGTAA